CATCAATGGGACTCATTGAAAAGGTTTGTCTGCAATAGTACAActcactttttttaaattaaacagATCCCCATTTCCATTTCCCCCCTGCATATAGGAAGCTGATCCTTTTCAACAAATCTCGATATTTCTACAGGTTCGCGATCCTGGGAGTGGAAAACCAGCATTTAGGTGGACAAGTGTGGGAAGAAGTGGAAATGGATCTTCCATTGCATCAGAAGATAAGAATCACAAGAGAAGGGCGTTCGGAGCTGATATCACCAACACATCAGTGAAAAGGTGCAACACAAATAATGCCTTGACTACTGAGCAGCATCAGCAATGCAGCTCAAAGGAATTCGTATTTGGTCCCTTTTCCCCAAATGTTACTACGGTATGGAGCCATGAAACCAGAAAAGATGGGCAGATTCAAAACTCTGACAGTCCCCTTTGTGCTTATCGGCCTCAGTATAGCAACAAAGGTAACTAATTCCAAATTTCTTAGCTCAATTTTCTTATGAAACAACTCTTTCAAGGAATCACATTTCCTCACATGGTATATCTACGAAGCAAACTGTCTTAATTTACTACATGTTGAGCTATAGGAACTAGGCATATTATCTAATCATATATCAATGTTGGCAGCTGTTGGAGATCTTTTTCACCACTATACTGAAGCATGGAGTAGCTGGCGTGGTGAAGCTGAAGAGAAGCAGCAGATAGAGCACGCATCTGAATGAATGTTGTCTTTTCCATTCGAATTCTTTTTATCTCGAAACTGGAGGCAGAAGTTATACTAGGATGTGATGATCTGATACACAACTAGAATTTGAACTGAATTTCAGTACCAATTCTTAAACTACAAAAGCCATGTATATTGGCTGTTTCTACCCGAtataaaaattccaaatccaatgAAATCCTTTGTTTGGTCATTTGTATACATGATATAGTGGACATGAAAATTTTGATGAGATTACAAAATGAATATAACATACACTGAAATGAACCATAAGAATGCTCAATAATATAAAAGGGGAAAGATTATCCCAAATCATTCATGAATTGTTGTGAAAAGTATATATTGGTTCTTTTATTTGTGTACTCAATCAGAGCCAAAAAAATGCAATTCTGTCATTTGTTGTATCTTGATATCTTCAAAACAACTGTATCTCATCAGTAATTGATCAATATTTGGGGTCAGAGAAGAAACCGTTGATGGATGGCATGATCTCGGGGGACTTGTTACGGACGTACTTCCTAAGAGCATGTTGAGAGTACTTCTCCCCTTCCACATGGTTATCCAAAATACCAGCAGCTCTGTTTTCCTTATTCACCCTACATTTCACAAAAATGGAACACAGGTTTAACAATCTCATCATTTAAGTTCAAAGGTCACACAAACAAGTAGTATGAGACAGTCTATCACCTCAAGGTCCGAGAAAGTAAAAAAAGGCAATATATGATGGACTATGCAAGTATCAAACAATTTTTCATCTTACAAGATATGAAGGGTTTATAATGTAAACAAGCACTTGCAATTTCACCATCCAGGCATTAATATGACTGATTTCCATTTTTCTCATCATAAGACATTGTTTTTCAGAATATTTATCCAATATTGTTGCAAAAACCTCCATAAAGAACACCATTGTTGAGCTCTCTAATCAGAAGGACCACATATGAGGTGCGCGTTCCCCTTTTACACATACTCTCAATTTTCTATTTAGTCAAGAAATATACACAATGGCACCGTTGATTTTCAATATTGCTATGGAATGTAGACAATGGTAccataatttgatatttttccaAGACATGTACACCGAAT
This Salvia splendens isolate huo1 unplaced genomic scaffold, SspV2 ctg564, whole genome shotgun sequence DNA region includes the following protein-coding sequences:
- the LOC121790606 gene encoding uncharacterized protein LOC121790606; this encodes MASSAALKRWLRPEVYPLFAAVGVAVGICGMQLVRNICTNPEVRVNKENRAAGILDNHVEGEKYSQHALRKYVRNKSPEIMPSINGFFSDPKY